A segment of the bacterium genome:
TCTTATTCGCAGCATCGATCGAAAATACGAACATCAGCGGCGTCCCACCACGACGTGGAGCGTCTCATGAGAGTCCTCGTAATCGGCTCAGGCGGTCGAGAGCATTCCATCGTATGGAAGCTCCACCGTGAGGGAGCGTCGCTGTTTTGCGCCCCAGGGAATCCGGGGATCGCCGACGTGGCTACATGCCTGCCTCACTTCTCCGGAGATCTCGACGCACTCGCGCAGTGGGCGGTGGATACTCACATCGACATCACCGTCGTCGGCCCCGAGGCGCCGCTCGCCGCAGGAGTTGTCGACACGTTTGCCCGCCGGGGGCTCCCGGCCTTCGGTCCCACGCAGGCCGCCGCAGCGCTCGAGTCCAGCAAGGCGTTCATGAAGCGGCTGTGCCTGAGATATGACATTCCCACGGCTCCATGCCGGATCTTCGAGGACGCGGCGACCGCGGCGGCGTATGTGCGCAAAGCGGGACGGCCGCTCGTCATCAAGGCCGACGGGCTCGCGGCCGGCAAGGGCGTCACCGTGGCCGCATCCGCCGACGAAGGTCTGGCGGCCGTGGAGGCCATGATGGTGACCCGGCAGTTTGGGGATGCGGGGGCCCGTGTGGTAATCGAGGAAGTGCTCGAGGGGGAAGAGGTCAGCATCTTCGCGCTCTGTGACGGAACCGCGCTTGCACCGCTCGTGGCGGCGCAAGATCACAAACGGGTGCTGGACGATGACCTCGGGCCGAATACCGGGGGCATGGGGGCGTACGCCCCCGTTCCGCTGGTGTCGACGCAACTGGGCGACCGCATCACCGACGAGATCCTCGAACCGGTGCTGTGGGCGATGGCCCAGGAAGACCGTCCCTACCGGGGCGTGCTCTTTGCCGGGGTGATGCTCACGCCAGAGGGTCCGAAGGTGCTGGAGTTCAACGTTCGGTTGGGCGACCCTGAAGCGCAGGTGCTTCTCCCGCTCCTCGATGCTTCGTTGACCGACGCCATCGACGCGGTGCTGGGTGGTCGGGTCGAGCGCTGGGCGCCGAGGTGGCATCCCGCCGCCGCGGTCTGCGTGGTCCTCGCTTCAGAAGGATATCCCACAGCGCCACGCACCGGGCGGGCGATCACAGGGCTCGAGGACGCCGCCGCGTGTGACCGAGTCTTGGTCTTTCATGCAGACACCGCCGCCCGCGATGGACGCGTGGTGTCGGCGGGCGGGCGCGTGGTGAACATCGTGGGCATCGGCTCGGATCTGGGTGAGGCCAGAGCCCGCGCCTACCGCGCCGTCGACGCGGTCCAATTCGATGGCAAACATTTTCGGCGGGATATCGGCGCGCGCCGACGTCCCCGCGGGGCGCTCGACCGCGTCGCAGTCGAGACACGGGTGAAGGAGTCGTATCGATGACGGGGCCATCCTCCGGAACGCCGCTCGTGGGAATCGTGATCGGAAGCGACACGGATTACCCCACGATGGAGGTGGCGGCTCGGGTCCTGAGCGAGTTCGGCATCCCGTGGGAGATGACGATTGCCTCCGCCCACCGCTCGCCAAACCGGGTCGAGGCGTACGCACGCGACGCCGAGGCGCGGGGGCTTCGCGTCATTATCGCGGCGGCCGGCGCGGCGGCGCACCTCGCCGGTGTGCTGGCCGGCCGCACCGTCCTTCCGGTGATCGGCGTCCCCCTCGGCGGCTCGACCCTTGGAGGGATCGACGCCCTGCTGTCCACCGTCCAGATGCCCGGCGGGGTGCCGGTCGCGACCGTCGGGATCGGCGGCGCCCGAAACGCGGCGCTCCTCGCGGTGCAGATCCTCAGCACCGCCGATCCCGATCTTCGGGAGCGGTACCGGAAGTATAAGGAACGACTCGCCCGCGAGGTGGAGGAAAAGGCGGCCCGCCTGACCCCGAAGGGAGAGCCCGGCATGGTGCCTCCCCAGCCGGACGGGAGGACCCGCTGATGCCCGTGACGGCCGTCGTCGGCGCGCAGTGGGGCGACGAGGGGAAGGGAAAGGTCGTCGACACGCTCGCCCGCCACGCGGACGTGGTCATTCGGTATAACGGCGGGAACAACGCCGGGCACACCATTCAAAACCAGCTCGGGACGTTCCGGCTCCACCTGCTGCCGTCGGGGATCTTTCATCCCGCGGCGCAATGCGTGATCGGTCCGGGCGTCGTCGTCAACCCCGAGATCTTCCTCGCCGAGGTGGCCGAGGTGGAACGCGTGGGCATGCCGACGATCGGCCGCGTCTGGTTGTCGGACCGCGCCCATCTCATCTTCCCCCACCACATTCTCACGGATGAGCTCGAGGAGGCCGCGAGAGGCGGTAGCCCCCACGGGACGACGAAGCAGGGGATCTGGCCCGTCTACAGCGACAAAGCCGGGCGGATCGGGATCCGGCTGGGAGATCTTCTCGAGGAGCGTCACCTCAGTGAGCAGCTCCGCTATCTCGCGGAGCGGAAGAGTGCGATGCTCCGAGGCGTGTACCGGCACGAACCCGTCGAGGTCGCCCAGTTGCTCGCGGCATGCCACCGATGGGCGGACCGGCTGCGGCCCTACATCACCGACACGCACCCGCTGGTGCAGGAGGCCCTTCGAGCCGACCGCACCGTGCTGCTCGAGGGGCAGTTGGGCGTGATGCGCGATCTCGACTGGGGGATCTACCCCTACGTGACCTCGTCCACGACGCTGCCCGGCGGCGCGAGCGCGGGAGCCGGGATTCCTCCTTATCGCATCACGCGCGTACTCGGGGTGGCCAAAGCCTACACGACGGCGGTGGGGTCGGGCCCGATGCCGACCGAGCTCACCGATGCGATGGGCGACCGCATTCGCGACCTCGGGGGGGAGTTCGGCGCCACGACCCGCCGGCCGCGGCGGTGTGGGTGGTTCGACGGCGTGGCGGCCCGGTTCGCGGCGGAGGTGGCGGGGTTCACACACCTGGCCGTCATGAAGGTCGACGTCTTCGACACCTTTGAGACGATCCGGGTGGCCGTCGCCTACCGGTTGGACGGCCGCACCGTGCACACGGTCCCGCACACCGCGGCCATGGCCCGAGTCGAGCCCGTGTACGAGGACCTGCCGGGCTGGCGGTGCCCGACCCAGGCCGCCCGCCACCTGACCGATCTTCCGGTCGAGGCGCGGACGTTTCTTCGGCGGATCGAGGAGATCGTTGGCGTTCCGATGGCCCTCGTCGGTGTCGGCCCAGACCGCGAGCATATGATCTACTGCCAGGAGGGCTGGGCGTGATTCCTCGTTATACATCGCCGGAGATGGCGGCGCTGTGGAGCCCGGAGACGAAGTTTGCGACGTGGCTCGAGATCGAGCTCCTGGCGGCGGAGGCGCAGGCTCACCTCGGGATGATCCCGGAGGCGGCGGCGCGGCGGCTGCGGGAGCGGGCCCGCGTCACGAGCGTCGCGCGGATCGACGAGATCGAGGAGCGGGAGACGCGGCACGACGTGGTGGCGTTTCTACGGGTCGTCGGGGAGACCGTGGGCGATGACGCGCGCTACCTGCATCTGGGGTTGGGATCGTCGGACGTCGTCGATACGGGGTTGTCGGTGCTGATGGTTCGCGCGGCCGATCTCGTCGCGGAGGCGCTGGCGCGGTTGCACCGGGCGCTCGCCACGCTCGCCAACACCCACCGGTATGCGATCATGGCCGGGCGGACCCACGGGGTGCACGCCGAGCCGGTGACGTTCGGGCTCAAAGTCGCGCTGTGGTACGCGGAGGTCGGACGCGGCTTGGAACGCGTCCGGCGGGCGCGCGAGGTCATCGGCGTCGGCAAGATCTCCGGGGAGGTTGGGACGTTTGCGCACGTCCCGCCCGAGGTGGAGGCGTTTGTCTGCGAGCGGCTTGGACTCAAGCCGGCCCCCGCGTCCTCGCAGATCCTCCAGCGTGACCGCCACGCCGAGTACCTGACCCACTTCGCGGTAGTGGCGGGAACGCTGGAAAAGATCGCGACCGAGATCCGCCACCTCGCCCGCACCGAGCTCCGCGAGGTCGAAGAACCGTTTCGCGAGGGGCAGACCGGGTCGTCCGCGATGCCACACAAGCGGAACCCCATCATCTCTGAACGCGTCGCGGGGCTGGCGCGGGTAGTCCGCGCGCACGCGGTCGCCTCGCTCGAGAACATCGCGTTGTGGGGGGAACGGGACATTACCCACTCGTCCGTCGAACGCATCATCGTCCCGGACGCGACGTCCCTCCTCGACTATATGGCGCGCAAACTTGCCGGCGTGATCGGAGGGCTGCGGGTGTACCCGGAGCACATGGCCGAGAATCTCGAGCGGACCGGCGGCTTGGTGTTCTCCCACCGCGTCCTCCTCGCGCTCATCGATCACGGGTTGTCGCGGGACGACGCGTACCGCATCGTGCAGTCCGCGGCGATGCGCGCATGGGAAGGCCAAGGCCGCTTCCGCGACCTGCTACGCGCGTCGGGCGCGCTCCCCGACGCCGAACTCGACGCGTGCTTCGACGGGACCCACGCGCTTCATTACGTCGACGAGATCTTTGCGCGCGTCGGACTCGGGGAACGTCCTACGGTGCCGGCGGGGGGCGGGTCCCACGGATCCCCAACCCGGAAAGGAGGACGCGTCGATGCGTGAGGCGGTGGCGGGTGGTAGCGCACGGGTCGTGATGGAGACGCATCTCGATCTGCCGCGGTTCTCGCGGGGGAAGGTGCGCGATGTCTACGACCTCGGTGATCGCCTGCTGATCGTCGCGACCGACCGCCTCTCCGCGTTTGATGTGGTGCTTCCCACCGGCATCCCCGACAAAGGGCGGGTCCTGTCGAGCCTGTCTGCGTTTTGGTTCGATTCCCTGCGGGGGCTCGTGCGGACCCACTTCCTCACCACTGATGTGGATGCGTTCCCTCCCCACCTCCAGGAGCATCGCGCGGTCCTCGACGGACGCGCCATGATCGTCCGGAAGCTGAACCGGGTCGACATCGAGTGCGTCGTCCGCGGCTATCTCGCCGGGTCGGCGGCGAAGGAGTATGCGGCCGCAGGCTCCGTGGGCGGCGTCGTGCTCCCCGCGGGGCTTCGCCCGGGCAGCCGCCTACCGGAACCGCTGTTCACGCCGGCCACGAAGGCGGCCTCCGGCCACGATGAAAACATCACCGAGGACCGGATGGCCGGGATCGTCGGCGGCCCTCTGACGCGCCGGCTGCGCGAGGCGAGCCTGGCGATCTACCGAGAAGCGGCCCGCCGTGCGGAACAGCGCGGCCTGGTGCTGGCGGATACGAAGTTCGAGTTCGGGCTCGACGGCGACGACCTCGTGTTGATCGACGAGGCGCTGACCCCGGATTCGTCCCGGTTCTGGGACGCCGGCGCGTATGCCGAGGCGGGATCGACCGAGAGTTACGACAAGCAGGCTGTCCGCGACTACCTGGAAGGGACCGGATGGGACAAACGACCCCCGGCCCCGTCGCTCCCGCCCGAGGTCGTCGAGGCGACGCGGGCGCGGTACCTCGAAGCATACCGCCGGTTGACCGGCCGGCCGTTGCCGGCCGTGTGAGGGAGGAAGGATGGAGACGGCGCAGACCACGCAGGTGCGGACCGTGCGCATCATCGTCACGCTCAAACCCGGCGTGCTCGATGCCCCGGGTCAGGCCATCCAGCAAGGATTGGACGCGCTCGGCCATAGCGGCGTGCGCGGCGTCCGCGCGGGGAAGTACTTCGAGGTCGAACTCACCGACGACGGCCGGCTCGACGAGCGGATCCGCCGGATGTGCGAAGGGTTCCTGGCCAACACGCTGATCGAAGAATACCGCTTCGACGTCCTCTGAGGGAGGAACGATTCGTGGACATTGGGATCGTCGTGTTCCCGGGAAGCAACTGCGACGCCGATACCCTCCACGCCGTCCGGGACGTGATGGCGATGCGGGCGCAATTTGTCTGGCATGAAGAACGGGACCTCACCGGCCTCGACGCGGTCATCCTGCCCGGCGGGTTCGCGTACGGCGACTACCTTCGGGCGGGCGCGATCGCGGCGACGTCGCCGGTGGTCCGCGCGCTCGCAGCATATGTGGACAGCGGCGGGCTCGTCCTCGGAATCTGCAACGGGTTTCAGGTCCTTCTCGAAGCCGGGCTCCTGCCCGGCGCGATGCGGTGGAACGCGGGCGGACAGTTCCGATGCGAGTTCGTCCACATTCGCGCGGAACGTGTGGATACGCCTTTTACCTGCGCGCTCGCGGCGGGGCAGGTGCTCCGG
Coding sequences within it:
- the purD gene encoding phosphoribosylamine--glycine ligase gives rise to the protein MRVLVIGSGGREHSIVWKLHREGASLFCAPGNPGIADVATCLPHFSGDLDALAQWAVDTHIDITVVGPEAPLAAGVVDTFARRGLPAFGPTQAAAALESSKAFMKRLCLRYDIPTAPCRIFEDAATAAAYVRKAGRPLVIKADGLAAGKGVTVAASADEGLAAVEAMMVTRQFGDAGARVVIEEVLEGEEVSIFALCDGTALAPLVAAQDHKRVLDDDLGPNTGGMGAYAPVPLVSTQLGDRITDEILEPVLWAMAQEDRPYRGVLFAGVMLTPEGPKVLEFNVRLGDPEAQVLLPLLDASLTDAIDAVLGGRVERWAPRWHPAAAVCVVLASEGYPTAPRTGRAITGLEDAAACDRVLVFHADTAARDGRVVSAGGRVVNIVGIGSDLGEARARAYRAVDAVQFDGKHFRRDIGARRRPRGALDRVAVETRVKESYR
- the purB gene encoding adenylosuccinate lyase, which translates into the protein MIPRYTSPEMAALWSPETKFATWLEIELLAAEAQAHLGMIPEAAARRLRERARVTSVARIDEIEERETRHDVVAFLRVVGETVGDDARYLHLGLGSSDVVDTGLSVLMVRAADLVAEALARLHRALATLANTHRYAIMAGRTHGVHAEPVTFGLKVALWYAEVGRGLERVRRAREVIGVGKISGEVGTFAHVPPEVEAFVCERLGLKPAPASSQILQRDRHAEYLTHFAVVAGTLEKIATEIRHLARTELREVEEPFREGQTGSSAMPHKRNPIISERVAGLARVVRAHAVASLENIALWGERDITHSSVERIIVPDATSLLDYMARKLAGVIGGLRVYPEHMAENLERTGGLVFSHRVLLALIDHGLSRDDAYRIVQSAAMRAWEGQGRFRDLLRASGALPDAELDACFDGTHALHYVDEIFARVGLGERPTVPAGGGSHGSPTRKGGRVDA
- the purQ gene encoding phosphoribosylformylglycinamidine synthase subunit PurQ, which produces MDIGIVVFPGSNCDADTLHAVRDVMAMRAQFVWHEERDLTGLDAVILPGGFAYGDYLRAGAIAATSPVVRALAAYVDSGGLVLGICNGFQVLLEAGLLPGAMRWNAGGQFRCEFVHIRAERVDTPFTCALAAGQVLRLPIAHAEGNYYADATIRAALDADRQVAFRYCDRSGSVLPGANPNGSTDAIAGVANRSGSVVGLMPHPERASERLLGSEDGRHVFESLARWIGARPYAGRAPAATGVEVR
- the purE gene encoding 5-(carboxyamino)imidazole ribonucleotide mutase, yielding MTGPSSGTPLVGIVIGSDTDYPTMEVAARVLSEFGIPWEMTIASAHRSPNRVEAYARDAEARGLRVIIAAAGAAAHLAGVLAGRTVLPVIGVPLGGSTLGGIDALLSTVQMPGGVPVATVGIGGARNAALLAVQILSTADPDLRERYRKYKERLAREVEEKAARLTPKGEPGMVPPQPDGRTR
- the purS gene encoding phosphoribosylformylglycinamidine synthase subunit PurS yields the protein METAQTTQVRTVRIIVTLKPGVLDAPGQAIQQGLDALGHSGVRGVRAGKYFEVELTDDGRLDERIRRMCEGFLANTLIEEYRFDVL
- a CDS encoding adenylosuccinate synthase, which translates into the protein MPVTAVVGAQWGDEGKGKVVDTLARHADVVIRYNGGNNAGHTIQNQLGTFRLHLLPSGIFHPAAQCVIGPGVVVNPEIFLAEVAEVERVGMPTIGRVWLSDRAHLIFPHHILTDELEEAARGGSPHGTTKQGIWPVYSDKAGRIGIRLGDLLEERHLSEQLRYLAERKSAMLRGVYRHEPVEVAQLLAACHRWADRLRPYITDTHPLVQEALRADRTVLLEGQLGVMRDLDWGIYPYVTSSTTLPGGASAGAGIPPYRITRVLGVAKAYTTAVGSGPMPTELTDAMGDRIRDLGGEFGATTRRPRRCGWFDGVAARFAAEVAGFTHLAVMKVDVFDTFETIRVAVAYRLDGRTVHTVPHTAAMARVEPVYEDLPGWRCPTQAARHLTDLPVEARTFLRRIEEIVGVPMALVGVGPDREHMIYCQEGWA
- a CDS encoding phosphoribosylaminoimidazolesuccinocarboxamide synthase gives rise to the protein MREAVAGGSARVVMETHLDLPRFSRGKVRDVYDLGDRLLIVATDRLSAFDVVLPTGIPDKGRVLSSLSAFWFDSLRGLVRTHFLTTDVDAFPPHLQEHRAVLDGRAMIVRKLNRVDIECVVRGYLAGSAAKEYAAAGSVGGVVLPAGLRPGSRLPEPLFTPATKAASGHDENITEDRMAGIVGGPLTRRLREASLAIYREAARRAEQRGLVLADTKFEFGLDGDDLVLIDEALTPDSSRFWDAGAYAEAGSTESYDKQAVRDYLEGTGWDKRPPAPSLPPEVVEATRARYLEAYRRLTGRPLPAV